A section of the Leminorella richardii genome encodes:
- the rpoD gene encoding RNA polymerase sigma factor RpoD, with amino-acid sequence MEQNPQSQLKLLVTLGKEQGYLTYAQVNDHLPEDIIDSDQIEDIIQMINDMGIQVMEIAPDADDLMLAENTADTDEDAAEAAAQVLSSVESEIGRTTDPVRMYMREMGTVELLTREGEIDIAKRIEEGINQVQCSVAEYPEAITYLLEQYDRVETGEARLSDLITAFIDPNADELGPAATHVGSELSSEEQDDDDSDDDDEDGDDSDSDSDEDIGIDPEMAREKFNELREQYEATRKAIKAHGRSNAKAQEEIVKLSDVFKQFRLVPKQFDYLVNNMRQMMDRVRTQERLILKLCVEQSKMPKKNFVTLFSGNETDLGWFTGAIALGKPWSEKLKDVAEEIERSTQKLQQIEEETGLTIEQVKDINRRMSIGEAKARRAKKEMVEANLRLVISIAKKYTNRGLQFLDLIQEGNIGLMKAVDKFEYRRGYKFSTYATWWIRQAITRSIADQARTIRIPVHMIETINKLNRISRQMLQEMGREPLPEELAERMMMPEDKIRKVLKIAKEPISMETPIGDDEDSHLGDFIEDTTLELPLDSATSESLRSATHEVLAGLTAREAKVLRMRFGIDMNTDHTLEEVGKQFDVTRERIRQIEAKALRKLRHPSRSEVLRSFLDD; translated from the coding sequence ATGGAGCAAAACCCGCAGTCACAGCTTAAGCTTCTTGTTACCCTTGGCAAGGAGCAGGGCTATCTAACCTATGCTCAGGTCAATGACCATTTGCCGGAAGATATCATCGACTCCGATCAGATCGAAGATATCATCCAGATGATCAACGACATGGGCATTCAGGTTATGGAAATCGCGCCTGATGCCGACGATCTCATGCTCGCTGAAAACACGGCGGACACCGACGAAGACGCTGCTGAAGCCGCCGCTCAGGTGCTTTCCAGCGTAGAATCCGAAATTGGGCGCACTACCGACCCGGTTCGCATGTACATGCGCGAAATGGGTACCGTTGAACTGCTTACCCGCGAAGGCGAAATCGACATCGCCAAGCGTATTGAAGAAGGTATCAACCAGGTTCAATGCTCCGTTGCTGAATACCCGGAAGCCATCACCTATCTGCTTGAACAGTACGATCGCGTAGAAACCGGTGAAGCTCGCCTGTCCGATTTGATTACTGCCTTTATCGACCCCAACGCCGACGAACTCGGCCCGGCCGCGACTCACGTAGGTTCTGAGCTGTCTAGCGAAGAACAGGACGATGACGACAGCGACGACGATGATGAAGACGGCGACGACAGCGATTCTGATTCCGATGAAGACATCGGTATCGATCCGGAAATGGCCCGCGAGAAGTTTAACGAACTGCGCGAGCAGTACGAAGCCACCCGCAAAGCCATTAAGGCTCACGGCCGCAGTAACGCCAAGGCGCAGGAAGAGATCGTTAAACTGTCCGACGTGTTCAAACAGTTCCGCCTGGTGCCTAAGCAGTTTGACTATCTGGTCAACAACATGCGCCAGATGATGGATCGCGTGCGTACGCAAGAGCGCCTGATCCTCAAGCTGTGCGTTGAACAGAGCAAGATGCCGAAGAAAAACTTCGTCACGCTGTTTTCCGGCAACGAAACCGATCTGGGCTGGTTCACTGGCGCAATCGCGCTGGGTAAGCCGTGGTCTGAAAAGCTGAAAGACGTTGCGGAAGAAATCGAACGCAGCACACAGAAGCTACAGCAGATTGAAGAAGAGACTGGTTTGACTATCGAGCAGGTCAAAGACATCAACCGTCGTATGTCTATCGGCGAAGCGAAAGCCCGTCGTGCGAAGAAAGAGATGGTTGAAGCTAACCTGCGTCTGGTTATCTCTATTGCCAAGAAGTACACCAACCGCGGTCTACAGTTCCTCGACCTGATTCAGGAAGGCAACATCGGCCTGATGAAAGCGGTAGACAAGTTTGAATACCGTCGCGGCTACAAGTTCTCGACTTACGCCACCTGGTGGATCCGTCAGGCGATTACGCGTTCAATTGCCGATCAGGCGCGCACCATCCGTATTCCGGTGCACATGATCGAAACCATCAACAAGCTTAACCGCATCTCCCGCCAAATGCTGCAGGAGATGGGTCGTGAGCCGCTGCCGGAAGAGCTGGCAGAACGCATGATGATGCCGGAAGACAAGATCCGTAAAGTGCTGAAGATTGCCAAAGAGCCTATCTCCATGGAGACGCCAATCGGCGACGACGAAGATTCGCATCTGGGCGACTTTATCGAGGACACCACCCTCGAGCTGCCGCTGGACTCTGCTACCTCTGAGAGCCTTCGTTCAGCCACTCACGAAGTGCTGGCTGGCCTGACCGCTCGCGAAGCGAAAGTGCTGCGCATGCGCTTCGGTATCGACATGAACACCGACCACACGCTGGAAGAGGTCGGCAAGCAGTTTGACGTTACCCGTGAGCGTATTCGTCAAATTGAAGCAAAAGCGCTGCGCAAGCTGCGTCATCCAAGCCGCTCAGAAGTTCTGCGCAGCTTCCTGGACGACTAA
- the rpsU gene encoding 30S ribosomal protein S21 yields the protein MPVIKVRENEPFDVALRRFKRSCEKAGILAEVRSREFYEKPTTERKRAKASAVKRHAKKLARENARRTRLY from the coding sequence ATGCCGGTAATTAAAGTACGTGAAAACGAGCCATTCGACGTTGCGCTGCGTCGCTTCAAGCGTTCCTGTGAAAAAGCAGGCATTCTGGCAGAAGTTCGCAGCCGCGAATTCTACGAGAAGCCAACCACAGAGCGTAAGCGCGCTAAAGCGTCTGCCGTAAAGCGTCACGCCAAGAAACTGGCTCGCGAAAACGCACGCCGCACTCGCCTGTACTAA
- a CDS encoding NADAR family protein, with amino-acid sequence MQQGNYSLDALQQAVRAGKRFKYLYFWGHRPSASGAVTSSCFSQWWPSLFVVDGVTYASAEHWMMAGKARLFGDEATLPRILNANSPAEAKKLGRQVAGFNQQIWEVHCFELVCEGNYHKFSQHPELGAFLIGTHTRVLVEASPVDRVWGIGLAQDDERAANPLRWDGTNLLGFALMAVRDRLTGACGGS; translated from the coding sequence ATGCAACAGGGAAACTACAGCCTCGACGCGCTACAGCAGGCCGTACGCGCAGGAAAACGCTTTAAGTACCTCTATTTCTGGGGTCATCGCCCTTCCGCCAGCGGCGCAGTAACCTCCTCCTGCTTTAGCCAGTGGTGGCCGTCACTATTTGTCGTAGACGGCGTCACCTACGCCAGCGCGGAACACTGGATGATGGCGGGCAAGGCCAGACTGTTTGGTGACGAAGCCACCCTGCCGCGTATTTTGAACGCAAACTCCCCCGCAGAAGCAAAAAAGCTCGGCAGACAGGTTGCTGGCTTTAATCAACAGATTTGGGAAGTCCACTGCTTTGAGCTGGTGTGCGAAGGCAACTATCACAAGTTTAGCCAGCATCCAGAGCTGGGTGCGTTTCTTATTGGCACCCACACTCGCGTTCTGGTGGAAGCTAGCCCTGTTGACCGCGTTTGGGGTATCGGCCTGGCACAGGATGACGAGCGCGCCGCCAACCCTCTGCGCTGGGACGGCACCAACCTGCTCGGCTTCGCGCTAATGGCGGTCAGGGACAGACTAACGGGAGCCTGCGGCGGCAGCTGA
- a CDS encoding autotransporter outer membrane beta-barrel domain-containing protein translates to MKIPYILNKPHKIALLSLSIAASFGSAIGATIQIEGPYPYSAASNTGTRGINETADAQGTRGEAGYIFLTDPESVASDNRVTVASGVIITGGAGGNGYNDAGVGILGSNLTLENDGRITGGAGGYGGSARSGSGGAGVSGDSLTIINRGQITGGSGSYGQSNIGSTDGLGGAGISGNHLTITNIVGGTITGGEGHYGGNSAAGISVNDSTITNGGRIIGARGSYGYGNGSGLGGVAGDGISGNRLTIDNIASGSITGGEGNSRNAGGAGISGDDLRITNGGSITGGEGGFGYGNDAGMAGAGISGNGMTIINSGRITGGKGGYGGLDDNGGAGNPTAGAAGIFGSNAVITNSGSIIGGEGGFAGGDSSGPDGSDGGDGISGSHMSITNMANGSITGGNGKYGGGYTANALGGNGGHGGSGISGSDMTITNDGRITGGNGSYNGPGSEALNGGNGGAGVTGSDIEVINRGVITGGNGERGNIMGVSGEGGAGVSGNNRKITNTGSITGGVGYDARYYNYYGGNGGAGISGSNRVIENSGSIVGGRGGSSNIGSGNGGAGISGSDLTIVNSGQITGGSGGTGANSGENGSAIDLTGGSNTLTLDTGSVITGNITLADSTAEGATALLIVGRVAENRAINGGLAVGRLASVALAGQPIEFSGQVSFAEGTALTLGAGVSLKADSLSIEEGASLNANITHWDQHDIMLVETVNGISGAFSFNNALVAGMSQPDFAYINAGDRTIKYSLYWNGLDSDAHGTFTLDEGRTFSLGVDLADNTVHTNTLWDGKSLTKAGKGTLVLSVENTYTGSTHIHEGTLKTTASNAFANTSGVTIDEGGTLNLNGNSQTVNTLDNGGTLLIDDYGVPPASPLSVTLTGDVTNSGNIVLNNSDTSAGNTLTIDGDYVGNGGSLSLGTVLGGDSSLTDKLVVTGSATGTTYVSVSNENGSGSLVHEGIKIVETGSTTSDAFVQRGRIVAGSYEYYVKQGTASGEDLNSWYLTSLIHSPNPDESGNSNDSVHVYRPEGGSYTSNLAAANSLFSTRLHDRQGSAGYFHPVTGGSYETSMWLRVSGGHSAGRMSDGQNKTSANRFVIQLGGDLAQGSVNGVDSYHLGIMGGYGKQNSNTHNRWSGHRSRGEVSGYSAGLYGTWYQNSLEKTGLYVDSWVLYNWFDNTVKGNELAQESYNSKGITSSVESGYTYHIGSYATDSNIENKVYIRPQAQVIWAGVKADDHIEKNGTRVKGEGNDNIQTRLGVRLYLNGKSRVDKDTVREFQPFVETNWVHNSKQYGVQMKDTRSYSEGSRNVYEAKVGIEGRLSKGFSVWSHVAQQVGKNGYHDTSGVVGVNYRF, encoded by the coding sequence ATGAAAATCCCATATATTCTTAATAAACCACACAAAATAGCCCTATTAAGCCTATCAATTGCTGCATCGTTCGGATCGGCAATAGGCGCGACTATTCAGATCGAGGGGCCATACCCTTATTCTGCTGCGTCTAACACCGGTACTCGCGGAATTAACGAAACGGCTGACGCGCAGGGAACTCGCGGCGAAGCGGGATACATATTTTTAACGGATCCGGAGTCTGTCGCATCAGATAACCGCGTAACCGTGGCTAGCGGTGTCATTATTACCGGCGGCGCGGGCGGTAATGGATACAATGATGCAGGCGTTGGTATTCTTGGCAGCAATCTGACGCTGGAAAATGACGGCCGCATTACTGGAGGGGCTGGCGGCTATGGTGGATCCGCTCGCTCGGGTTCCGGTGGCGCCGGTGTCTCTGGCGATAGCCTGACGATTATTAATCGCGGTCAAATTACGGGCGGTAGCGGAAGCTATGGTCAGAGCAATATTGGCAGTACGGATGGTCTGGGTGGAGCGGGGATATCCGGTAACCATCTGACTATAACCAATATAGTCGGCGGCACTATCACTGGCGGGGAAGGTCATTACGGTGGTAATAGCGCTGCCGGCATATCCGTGAATGACTCGACGATAACCAACGGCGGTAGAATCATTGGAGCCAGAGGCAGCTATGGCTATGGTAACGGTAGCGGCTTAGGCGGTGTTGCCGGGGATGGAATATCAGGCAACCGGCTGACAATAGACAATATAGCGAGTGGGTCTATTACCGGGGGAGAAGGGAACTCACGAAACGCTGGCGGTGCGGGAATCTCCGGCGATGACCTAAGGATAACTAACGGCGGCAGTATTACCGGCGGTGAGGGCGGCTTCGGCTATGGTAATGATGCCGGCATGGCCGGTGCGGGAATATCCGGTAACGGCATGACCATCATTAATAGCGGTCGCATCACCGGTGGAAAAGGCGGCTATGGCGGCCTCGACGACAATGGCGGGGCCGGAAACCCTACCGCAGGGGCGGCAGGTATATTCGGCAGCAATGCGGTCATCACTAATAGCGGCTCTATTATTGGGGGGGAAGGCGGTTTTGCCGGTGGAGATTCATCAGGCCCTGATGGTAGCGATGGCGGTGACGGAATATCTGGTAGTCACATGTCGATAACCAATATGGCAAATGGCTCTATCACGGGTGGAAACGGTAAATACGGCGGTGGCTATACTGCTAACGCACTTGGCGGTAACGGTGGCCACGGCGGTTCAGGGATATCTGGTAGCGATATGACCATCACTAACGATGGCCGCATTACGGGTGGTAACGGTTCCTACAATGGTCCGGGTAGTGAGGCTCTTAACGGCGGTAACGGTGGGGCAGGCGTAACAGGTAGTGACATAGAGGTTATCAACAGGGGTGTTATCACTGGAGGGAACGGTGAACGAGGTAACATCATGGGCGTTAGCGGTGAAGGTGGTGCTGGCGTATCCGGTAACAACCGTAAAATCACTAACACTGGCAGTATTACCGGGGGAGTAGGTTATGATGCCAGATACTATAACTACTACGGTGGTAATGGCGGTGCGGGGATCTCCGGCAGTAACCGAGTGATTGAAAACAGTGGCTCTATTGTTGGAGGCAGAGGTGGCAGTAGTAACATCGGCAGCGGCAACGGCGGCGCGGGAATATCCGGCAGCGATTTGACGATCGTCAACAGCGGCCAAATCACTGGCGGTAGCGGTGGCACGGGTGCCAATTCGGGTGAAAATGGTTCTGCGATAGATCTCACCGGCGGCAGCAATACCCTGACGTTAGACACTGGCTCAGTCATCACCGGAAATATCACGCTGGCGGACAGCACCGCTGAAGGCGCAACAGCGCTGCTTATTGTGGGGCGCGTTGCAGAGAATCGCGCTATCAACGGCGGTTTGGCCGTTGGCAGACTGGCCAGCGTTGCCCTTGCAGGACAGCCAATTGAATTTTCCGGACAGGTTTCATTTGCCGAGGGAACCGCGTTAACTCTTGGTGCCGGTGTCAGCCTTAAAGCGGACTCTCTGTCTATCGAAGAGGGAGCCTCCCTCAATGCGAATATCACCCACTGGGATCAGCACGACATTATGCTGGTGGAAACGGTTAACGGCATCAGTGGAGCGTTCTCCTTTAACAACGCGCTTGTGGCGGGTATGAGTCAGCCCGATTTTGCCTATATCAACGCCGGAGACAGAACCATTAAGTACTCACTGTACTGGAACGGTCTGGACTCTGATGCTCACGGGACGTTTACCCTTGATGAAGGACGCACCTTTAGTCTCGGTGTCGATTTGGCAGACAATACCGTGCATACCAATACCCTCTGGGACGGTAAAAGTTTGACCAAGGCCGGAAAAGGCACGCTGGTTCTGTCGGTAGAAAATACCTATACCGGTTCAACCCATATCCATGAAGGAACCTTAAAGACGACAGCGTCGAACGCCTTTGCCAATACGTCCGGAGTGACTATTGATGAAGGGGGCACGCTGAATCTTAACGGCAACAGCCAGACGGTGAATACGCTGGATAACGGCGGTACTCTACTGATTGATGACTATGGCGTTCCGCCCGCTTCTCCTCTTAGCGTGACGCTGACAGGCGATGTGACTAACAGCGGCAATATCGTGCTGAATAATAGCGATACTAGCGCTGGCAACACGTTGACCATCGACGGTGACTACGTCGGCAACGGCGGCAGTCTTTCTCTGGGAACCGTTCTCGGTGGAGACAGTAGCCTGACCGATAAGCTGGTGGTTACCGGTAGTGCGACTGGCACAACCTATGTCTCCGTGAGCAATGAGAACGGTTCAGGCTCTCTGGTGCATGAAGGGATTAAGATTGTTGAAACCGGCAGTACGACGTCGGATGCTTTTGTGCAGCGCGGGCGTATCGTGGCGGGCAGCTATGAATACTATGTGAAACAGGGTACGGCTTCCGGCGAAGACCTGAATAGCTGGTATCTGACCAGTCTAATTCACTCGCCGAATCCCGATGAGTCCGGTAATTCGAACGACTCGGTTCACGTTTATCGCCCCGAAGGGGGCAGCTATACCAGTAACCTAGCGGCGGCCAACTCGCTGTTTAGTACTCGACTACACGATCGCCAGGGCAGCGCTGGCTATTTCCATCCTGTTACTGGGGGAAGCTACGAGACCAGCATGTGGCTGCGCGTATCGGGTGGACACAGTGCAGGACGGATGTCTGACGGTCAAAATAAGACGTCGGCTAACCGTTTTGTGATACAGCTTGGGGGCGATCTGGCTCAGGGAAGCGTTAACGGCGTTGATAGCTATCACTTAGGCATAATGGGCGGCTATGGCAAGCAGAACAGCAATACCCACAACCGCTGGTCGGGTCATCGCTCTCGCGGTGAAGTGAGCGGCTACAGTGCCGGCCTGTACGGAACCTGGTATCAGAACTCGCTAGAAAAGACAGGGCTGTACGTTGACTCATGGGTGCTCTATAACTGGTTTGATAATACTGTGAAAGGCAATGAACTTGCCCAAGAGAGCTACAACAGTAAGGGTATTACTTCATCAGTAGAGTCAGGCTATACCTATCACATAGGATCATACGCCACGGACAGCAATATAGAGAATAAGGTCTATATTCGACCGCAGGCACAGGTTATCTGGGCTGGGGTGAAGGCCGATGACCATATTGAAAAAAATGGTACGCGGGTGAAAGGTGAAGGTAACGACAATATCCAAACTCGCCTAGGCGTTCGTTTGTATCTCAACGGCAAGAGTCGTGTAGATAAAGATACCGTGCGTGAGTTTCAGCCCTTTGTGGAAACAAACTGGGTGCATAATTCAAAGCAGTACGGTGTTCAGATGAAAGATACTCGCTCTTATTCCGAAGGAAGCCGAAACGTTTATGAGGCGAAGGTGGGAATTGAAGGCCGGTTAAGCAAAGGCTTCAGCGTATGGAGTCACGTGGCTCAGCAGGTCGGTAAAAATGGGTATCACGATACCAGTGGCGTCGTGGGCGTTAACTACCGGTTTTGA
- the dnaG gene encoding DNA primase, with the protein MAGRIPRVFINDLLARTDIVDLIDARVKLKKQGKNYHACCPFHNEKTPSFTVNGEKQFYHCFGCGAHGNAIDFLMNFDRLEFVESVEELAAMNGLEVPYEAGSGVSQLERHQRQNLYQLMAPLATFYQEALSAPQSQTARDYLAQRGLSDEVISRFAIGFAPSGWDNVLKRFGRAQESRELLSNAGMLVTNDNGRTYDRFRERVMFPIRDKRGRVIAFGGRILGSGTPKYLNSPETEIFHKGRQLYGLYEAQLSHPQLDRLLVVEGYMDVVALAQYGIDYAVASLGTSTTAEHIQLMFRYTDSVICCYDGDNAGREAAWRALETALPYLNDGRQLRFMFLPDGEDPDTLVRKEGKEAFEQRMEGAQPLSTFLFDTLLPQVDLSSPDGRAKLSTLALPLIGKVPGETLRLYLRQELGMKLGILDDAQLEKLLPKQQETAQPNQAPPLKRTTMRLLIGLLVQRPQLATLVPSTEGLEQSELAGVSLFIELIKTCLSQPGLTTGQLLELYRGNKFSQQLEMLAIWNHMIVEEMIEDTFLDSLAKLYDSILEQRLETLIARDRTHGLTAEERKELWSLNVALAKKS; encoded by the coding sequence ATGGCAGGACGAATCCCACGCGTGTTTATTAATGACCTGCTGGCCAGGACCGACATCGTCGATTTAATCGACGCTCGGGTGAAGCTGAAAAAGCAGGGCAAGAACTATCACGCCTGCTGTCCGTTCCATAATGAGAAAACCCCCTCTTTTACCGTCAACGGTGAGAAGCAGTTTTATCACTGCTTTGGCTGTGGAGCCCACGGCAACGCCATTGACTTTTTGATGAACTTTGACCGCTTAGAGTTTGTCGAAAGCGTTGAAGAACTGGCCGCGATGAACGGCCTTGAAGTTCCCTATGAGGCCGGAAGCGGCGTCAGTCAGCTAGAGCGACACCAGCGGCAAAATCTTTATCAGCTGATGGCTCCTCTGGCAACGTTTTACCAGGAAGCTCTTAGCGCGCCTCAGTCCCAGACCGCGCGCGACTATCTGGCCCAGCGAGGCTTAAGCGATGAGGTTATCTCGCGTTTTGCTATCGGCTTTGCGCCATCGGGCTGGGACAACGTGCTAAAGCGCTTTGGTCGCGCTCAGGAAAGCCGAGAGCTGCTGAGCAATGCCGGTATGCTGGTGACCAACGACAACGGTCGCACCTATGACCGCTTTCGCGAACGCGTTATGTTCCCCATCCGCGACAAACGCGGGCGGGTGATTGCCTTCGGCGGGCGCATTTTGGGCAGCGGTACGCCCAAATACCTGAACTCGCCAGAAACAGAAATTTTCCATAAGGGTCGCCAGCTGTATGGCCTTTATGAAGCCCAGCTTAGCCACCCTCAGCTTGACAGGCTGCTCGTGGTAGAAGGCTATATGGACGTCGTTGCACTGGCTCAGTACGGCATCGACTACGCCGTGGCCTCTCTGGGAACGTCAACGACAGCGGAACACATTCAGCTGATGTTTCGCTATACCGACAGCGTAATTTGCTGCTACGACGGCGACAACGCCGGTAGAGAAGCAGCCTGGCGGGCGCTGGAAACGGCACTGCCCTATTTGAACGACGGTCGCCAGCTGCGCTTTATGTTTTTACCGGACGGTGAAGATCCGGATACGCTGGTTCGTAAAGAAGGTAAAGAGGCGTTTGAGCAACGCATGGAAGGAGCTCAGCCCCTGTCGACATTTCTCTTCGACACGCTGCTGCCACAGGTAGATCTCAGCTCCCCCGACGGTCGTGCTAAACTTAGTACACTGGCGCTGCCGCTTATCGGTAAAGTGCCCGGCGAAACGCTTCGCCTTTACCTGCGTCAAGAACTCGGTATGAAGCTGGGCATTCTAGACGACGCCCAGCTTGAAAAACTGCTGCCCAAGCAGCAAGAAACAGCGCAGCCTAACCAGGCGCCGCCGCTCAAGCGCACGACAATGCGCCTGCTTATTGGGCTTTTGGTTCAGCGCCCTCAGCTAGCGACGCTGGTGCCTTCAACAGAAGGCCTTGAGCAGTCTGAGCTTGCGGGCGTATCGCTGTTTATTGAACTGATAAAAACCTGTCTGTCTCAGCCAGGGCTAACAACCGGGCAGCTGCTTGAGCTGTATCGCGGTAATAAATTCAGTCAACAGCTTGAAATGTTGGCCATATGGAACCACATGATCGTTGAAGAGATGATCGAAGACACGTTTCTCGATTCTTTGGCTAAACTGTATGATTCCATCTTGGAGCAGCGTCTGGAGACGCTAATCGCCCGGGACCGAACCCACGGGCTAACTGCCGAAGAGCGTAAAGAACTTTGGTCGCTGAACGTCGCGCTGGCGAAAAAGAGCTAG
- a CDS encoding DUF4875 domain-containing protein translates to MALLLKLRNTATLLAIAVSLPAFIGIATAAPIAYEIIQDENTPTGSQRTSANITIVAPSAQDKASRAEAVKQAVNDKVAKDKTTVVNVSLIPSKQLLGTGALLAQAEFYADGCGFSGSPCNGVKWSVIASDIKLSDKDLLIWNQWGISSKEFEAKGIFDDNKVAADVAKKLKIKLSEVEIPYVELEAVK, encoded by the coding sequence ATGGCTCTATTACTTAAATTACGGAACACTGCAACGCTATTGGCAATAGCTGTATCGCTGCCCGCCTTTATCGGCATCGCTACAGCTGCACCTATTGCTTACGAAATCATTCAGGATGAAAACACGCCTACAGGAAGCCAGCGGACTAGTGCAAACATAACTATTGTCGCACCGTCCGCACAGGATAAAGCCAGCCGAGCTGAGGCTGTAAAACAGGCCGTTAATGACAAGGTAGCAAAAGACAAGACGACCGTAGTTAACGTTTCATTAATTCCATCAAAACAGCTGCTCGGCACGGGCGCCCTACTCGCGCAGGCAGAGTTCTATGCAGACGGCTGCGGCTTTTCAGGCTCCCCCTGTAATGGCGTCAAGTGGAGCGTTATCGCATCTGATATCAAACTTTCAGATAAAGACCTTCTGATATGGAACCAGTGGGGAATAAGCTCTAAGGAGTTTGAGGCTAAAGGAATTTTTGATGATAATAAAGTTGCCGCGGACGTAGCAAAAAAACTCAAAATAAAGCTCTCAGAAGTTGAGATCCCTTATGTAGAACTAGAGGCCGTTAAATAA